The sequence ATCCCTGTAttgacaagtcatttcactttggGGAGCCTTggttttcatctataaaatgaatgggttggatTAAATCTCCAGCTCTGAATGCTATGGAAATGTGTATGTAATAAAGACAGAAGGACTATAAAGTGACTTAAGTGTAAGAAAAAGCAGTGGCCTGCTCTCCATGCTAGACTCGGGATTATTATCCTGCCCAGTAGTGAATAAGTGCTAGGGAAAGTGCTGGCCAGAATTAGTTTCCTGGGAAAGTAGTTTAAGGTGAGGAAAACGACTGAAGTTTAAGGCTCATGCGGCACTTATTCTTTGGTTTCAGCTGAACAAAATAAAGTGGAGAGGCCAGCTCACATCTGTCACCAGGCCCCATCTTAACTCTTTCCTAGATGACCTGTTGCGACGATCCCATAACTGAGGAAACATGGGTAGAGCGAGAATACTTGCACCCAGACATCCCCTTTGTGTGGGGAGGCTTTACTCCAAAGCCCTACCATCACCTAGCTGTGAAGCAGCCGTCTAGTACGAGACTAAAGTCCGTCACACATCGCCAACTCCTTTCCCCTTGGAAGGACCCAACTCAGCATACGTGGGGCTACCACACTTGGGTGGATGTGGGACGTCTACCCCCAGTTTTCCCCTCAAAGCCTGATAAAACTTATGATAGTAATGTCTGGCGATGGCTCACTCGCACTGAAGCCCATAAATGTTCTTTTACCAAGTACTGTATCCCTCCACCTTCCTATCTTGGGAAAAACACTTTATTGCGATTTATTGACACTCATCCTATCTTCACGGACCCAGAGAGAAAGAATAGGGTGGTCACCCAGACCAAGAAGGAGATCACAGAAGCAGGAATACTCAAATCAAGAAGTGAAGCCAGGGTACCCCCGCTGGATGGCCAGGGTAACATCTTGCCCCCCCCGAACTTCAAGAGGTAAGAAAATCAtgaatcccccccccccttcagcTGGCCTGTCTCTCTCCAAAAGAAAAATCCCAGTCCAAATGTTAATCTGTATTGGATATAGTATGGAGCACTTTGATAGGTGATGTGGGAAATACCTCTACATATGAAGTAGAAGGCTTTCCCCAAGGACCAGGCTATCTGGGGTCAGCATGTAAGTGCCAAAGGAATACAGATAGTTCAGAGTAAGAACACTGGAGGGGGAGTCTGGTTCAGTTTCTTGAAGACCACCTGAAGGATGGAAACGGGAGATGATTACCTCTGAACCAGATAGGAATGTGCCTCAAGTTAACAAAACTTGGCTCTCTTACCCCAGTTCACTTGGACCACTGTGGGGATTTGGAAGTAAGCCCCACTTAGTGTTTGGGCCTGAGTAGTCTATCAGGTGAAGAATGTAGACTGAAGCTCACCTGGCAAGGCCCTACATGTGGCTGTGATGTAAATATGACCCATTCTTGAGCCCAAGGTCTGATAATCCAGtttgccttttctctcttcccgCCTGCTTAACTCCAGGCTTTTTAGAGAAACTTGTCAGAGCAAGTTATATTGCTCCTATGAGTCGCTTTAGTAAAGGATTGGAATAAATGGCTAAAACAAGGTTTGGGGAttgtagattttcaggatttcccctttcttcttcctgtgATTCCTGTGACTTACTGTGACTTCCTTACCCCCATATCTGGTTATTCCTGGATATCTCTAACAGGAGATCtcaaacagataaaaataaatttcattgatATTCTAGTTCCAACCTTTTATTTAGCCTTTCTATAACATAGGCAGTGGGTCGtagatttagaattttagaatttagatCTTAGAGATCATGGTTATCCAGCTTTTGTCTGAAGACTTTCAATGAGGGGTCACCCTCTGCCTCCCAAGCCCCTTCTGTTGCTGgtaagaaaaatgatagaaaagatcTTAAGCGTTCCCCCTCTCTCACTTTACAAAGGAGGAATCTCAGGATCAGAGCGATTAAAATGATTTGTGCAAGGACACAGTAAATGAAAGATCTGGGATCCTTCTACATATTTTAGTTTAAACTGGACCTAGAGTTTCATTTCTCTGAGAAACTCCTACCAATGCAGTTTGGAAAATATTCTGCAAATTGTAGTCTTAAACAGTGGCCTGGGGCATTGAGAAAGTAAGTGTCAGTAACAACTGCTtctaatgcaaaatatttttggaataaatgcaaaataatttggagTCTATGAAGGACAGTACTAACAAATTACTGATCAGGAAAGGCTGTATCTGAGCTAGGTTgtgaaggaagctagggaggaGGAATCCACTAACCCATTGGCTCTAAAACAACCTATTTCACTTTTAGACAATTCTTACAGGTTTCTGACCTCAAGCCTAAACTTGCTGAGTTATTGTCCCCGGCAGCCAAAGGCAAGTAGAGTACAAGTCTACTAAGTGGTAGATTGTCTCTCAAATCCATGTGTCCCACTTAAATAATCTTTTTCTAAGTGAAACATGTTTGGTTCCTTCCACTGATCTTCCATTAGCATGCTCTGATGACCTTTGACTATTTTGGTTGCCCGTGAATCCTTCTCCAACTTActaatcaatttattgattaatcAACATATATTTACTGAGTGCTCCCTAGCTGCTTAGCCACCCCACTTGGGAAGAATGCCTTCCTGAAATACCTGGATGTGCCCTactaaaatgagaaagaaaataaaatgcaaacaacaaaaagagtggcaATGCTATGTtctaatccacattcagttcccatggtcctctttctggatatagatggctctcttcatcacaacatcattggaactggcctgaatcatctcattgttgaagagagccacgtccatcagaattgatcatcatataaccttgtcgttgctgtatacaatgatctcacaggcttttcttgataaagatagtagagtgctttgccatttccttcagtgAATTAGGGCAAGTAGAGGTTAAATGGTGGAGTGTCTGTCAGatttgagtctttctgactccatgcccagagttctttccactgAGTCGCTTAGTTGCCTCatagaatctctagcttccttcagagATTGGCTCATCAAAGTCTAGTCTGATCCCCCTAGCTCCTCCTTTACGAAAATCATAATGCATTGATTtggtatatttccttttttctactttatataaATCCATGTTACATTAGTGATAAGAGTTTGAGCCCTTTGAGCATAAGAGATTATTTTGGGATTGTTTTTATACAGTCAACCTGATAAGtgttaaaacttaaaatttgttCCTTCCTTGATTGATTGGTGAAAGAAAGCAGAGATATTCATAAACCACTGGTTCTTTTCCCCACACATAAtgatacacacacattttttatCAAACTCtcattatgaatatatatgtatacccatACACATTCATGTCAATGTGTAcacatttccatatattttacatttattttatcaaaCTTTAATTTCTCAAGGtggaaatgtttttgcatatTAATGATTGTTAcattcccaatttaaaaaaaaaaggttaaatgaataGAGTGATAGGATGGTCAGTTAAGACTTTGCAAAGGAGATGGGGCTTTCGAGGTTTTGGAAGAAGCTAAGAATTTAGTGAATAACCCAGAGTGGGCCATAAAAATTGAGGACAGTTCAATTCATCAAAAAATCTTTTAAGTACCTACTTACAGACTCCTATGattgggagaggggaggaataTAAAATTGAGATTTGAGAATTCCCCTTATAAAAGTAGAATTTAATATCAATTAGAACACAATACATAATAGATAGACCACATCCCGTACATCCAGGCAGTTAaatcaattttcttaatttttgtcaTGCATTATTGCCAGAATGAAGGAATTAAAGAGGATAAactgtatttaaatatttcttaacttGCAGTCTTTAAAGGGAAGTCATTCTGTCCCCATCCTCTGCGGACCTCCCCTTATGTCTCTATTCTCTCTTCACCACAAACAGGTACAGACACGTGTCACCAGGTGGACGCCTGGACCCTGGCTTTCAGCTTATATCCAACCCAGTCCCTAATTTACTCTGCAGAGGTTGGCCCTGCCCCAACCCTCAACCACATTACAAAGAGATGTCCATGAGATTGTTACTACAGCCTGCTCCTCCTCTGGACCCTGAAATGGTGAGAAATTACCAAATCCTTGCAAAAGACCGAGCAGCTACATCCATCTGCCATGTCGCAGAAGAACTCATCTTTGCACAAGGGTCAAAGTGTACAATTAGGAAAAGGGTTTCTAGGAAGGAGAAGGTTGTCTCATTCTCTGATACAACTTCACACAGGAGAAAAATTGGATAAGACTAGAGGATCCTCCAGCTCTAAAAGACACCAGAGAAAGATTGGTACATTATATTCTGTGTTCCAGAGACCTTAACCTGAGACACCTCTGCTCTGAGCAAGAAACCCTAGGGTGGTGGAAACTCCAGCTCATATGTGTTTTTTCAGCCTGCAAAGTTCTTTCCTCACAATTACCTTTTGAGGTAGATAGTCCTGTGTTTTATGGAAACCAAGATTAAGAGTGTCACTTAgaataatcatagaattttatcACTGTGAGGGACCTTATGAAGTCACCTaacccaaccccctcattttactttTGAGGATATTAAAACcccaagaggttaaatgatttgtttgagCTTCCACATATAGTAGATAGTAgaggtggggaaggggggagggaatttCCCAGATTATTTGGCCTGAATTCTACTGCTCTTTAGagcctttacacacacacactccgaTAAAAACATAGATTACAATACAAAGAAGAACACGTCTATCAAAGATGAACGccatttcctctctcctctgaAGGTTTTTTACATTCTGCTCCTCACTATAGAGAGAGGCACAATTcacacattttttctctttttccccctttccccttctctttcccttttcccctccattcctccttcgctcccccctcccccccccccaaggtgaGCCTCCAGTACACTGGAGAGTTATATGTGAAATAGTGACTGGAGGCACAAATCCCATTTATTGCCTAATCCCTGCATTCAGTTTAGTGAAACCTGGGGGGCCATGAAGAGTCGAGGGACCACCCATTCCAACCTGCATCTGCTTCTACCTGGCAAGGAGACCTCTCCAAGAGGTCAGCCAGCAGCTCCCCCGGCCCCAGGTACCACTCCCGCTAGTTGTTCTATTTCCattcccttgcttccttccaaGGTGATTTTTAGAACCATCTTTTctaaaaacaaaccagaaaaatcacttttttatGCCTTTTGTGTTTACATCATAGTCATTCCTAACATCTTCCCACCATGAACCCTCTCTTGCAGCCTTCCTGGACTTATCCAAAGGTGAGGGAAAGTAATCACTCTCTCCTAACTCTGTTTTGATTGATCTACGCCTCGTCTGAAGCAGCCTGAAACCTTGAATACAGATGTTCTGGCTCCCATGCCACAGCCACTAGAGCAGCATTGCCTAATCTCTTTAAGGAGGGCCAACCTCCGTCTTAtattgtatccccagtgtctgACGACAAGGGCTGGTCCAGTCAGATCAAGAGGGGccatttttcattcaaaaaaaaaatcatccccacaaatatatgttctttctatgtgtatatattatatatttttacgGATTTGTTCTTTGTATGTTGTTAAGCCCTTTCTATCCTTAAATGTTTCATTTAGATAATAAACTCCCAAGAAGGCACAAAGCCTATCTTATTTAGCCCACACTGAAAAGCACCTTTCACAGTGACTAATAAATTACTTttgttgaagaaaatgtttttttactGATTGAACAATCATTGGGAATTTGGTCAGTATAAGACTAAGTATTATGAGGTATCTAGATAAAATACTCTAGGTATCGCATAAGATATTTATGTAGCTTGGAGCAGTTGCTGCTGCAGGTTACTCTTTCGACATGAACCACCAGATAACACTTAAAGCTCAAGCCACCCCAGCTGCTCCATGAACCTGGGTAACACTGAGGTAACGAGAGGACACCAAGTGCgaagagtgccaggtctggagtcaaaagGACTCATCTTCATCAGTACAAATCTTACTATTGAAATATCATttgttatatgtaatattattataatatattatatgtacttaCATGttattataatgttataattttttattatatttttatttatttaatattattaataatcattactTACACCTACCGTTGACTTGCCTGAACCTTgcttgcctccgtttcctcaaaagaaatggcaaactacttcaatatttgtcaagaaaaccccaaatggggtcagaaatggagacataactgaacaacaagccACAAAAACATGGCATCCCCTAATCCCAGCCTGGAGCAATAAACTCAATACCAAATAAATGCACctgattatttttcagtcatttttcagtgtgCTGGGTTACCTGTTTCTATCCACAAATGCAGATTAATTCTCTAAAATCTTAATTCTCGGCGATAATATTACTCTTCACCTCTTCCTTCAGCTACCCACTTGGAAAATCAATCTTACTTCCCTTTTCAGTTTAGCTACAAATAATCAGATTAGACCCataattaaatggaaaaggaactgAGCTAAAGTGAAAAAGGCATGAGTGGCTATAATGATCTCAgacaaggcaaaagcaaaaatagacctaaataAAGTGacaaataatgacaataaattaaaatgacatttttctaaAAGATGTCAAAGATAACTAATTACTATCCATATTCAACCTTTATGTACCAGATGGAACAGCATCCAAATTTTGaggtaaaaattaaatttattacaaGGTGGGCAATAAAACTATACTATTGGGAGACTTCAATTTATCCCCCTCAAatctagataaatctaactataaaccaaacaagaaagaaattaaggcgATAAATAAAATtcgataaataaaattttaaaatagatatgaCAAACTCCTGGAAAATATTAAAGGGGAATAGCAAGGAATGTACCTATTTTTCATCTGTGCATGGCACCTTTACAaaacagattaggtacacaatatgCAGAAACTAATGAACacagtaacctagtgtttgatgaACTTTAAGATCACAGCTATTTGAGACAAGAATTCATTATTGAGTGGAGTACTGAAAAGTAGTCTGTCAGAAACTAGTCATAGGCCAGTATCGAACAACACATACTAAGATAAGcacaaaatagatatatgatttAGCCATAAAGGATATCATAAGCAAAGTACTGGTTATGGAAGAAATTGCTTGTTAGATCTATGCATAGGGAAAGAGTTCAtgatcaaaaacaaaagacagagagagcCTCATGAgaagaatagataattttgattatataaaattaagttttttacACAAAACCAAGGTagctaaataaaattaaaagaaaaatgggaatattggggaaaaaaatcttttcagtaagtttctctaataaaggtctcatttcttaaatatttaggGAAGTGAATCAAATTTAGAAGGCTaagaaccattttccaattgatacaaaaattaaaaggatatgAAGTTAGTTTTTAGtagaaaaaatcaaagctatcaatagtcatatgacaAAATCTGTAAATCAttaattatagaaatgaaaattaaaacaactctgaggtatcttCACACCCAtgaaattgactaagatgacaaaaaaagaagatGGCAAATATTGGAAGAAagaatacacatatattcataattGGGTACACATATAGATTTCACCTAACAAAGAAACAAGAGGGAATGGATTTTAGGGAAGGGGAGCACATAAGAAAGAGGGTAAATTGAGGGAAGGATTAGTCAGAAGcaaaccaaactttttttttttttttttaaatttaatagctttttatttacaggatatatacatggctaactttacagcattaacaattgccaaacctcttgttccaatttttcacctcttacccccccaccctctcccctagatggcaggatgaccagtagatgttaaatatattaaaatataaattagatacacaataagtatacatgaccaaaacgttattttgctgtacaaaaagaatcagactctgaaatattgtacaattagcttgtgaaggaaatcaaaaatgcaggtgtgcataaatatagggattgggaattcaatgtaatggtttttagtcatctcccagagttctttttctgggcatagctagttcagttcattactgctccattagaaatgatttggttgatctcgttgctgaggatggcctggtccatcagaactggtcatcatatagtattgctgttgaagtatataatgatctcctggtcctgctcatttcactcagcatcagatcgtgtaagtctctccaggcctttctgaaatcatcctgttggtcatttcttacagaacagtaatattccataatattcatataccacaatttattcagccgttctccaactgatggacatccattcagtttccagtttttagccactacaaaaagggctgccacaaacattcgtgcacatacaggtctctttcccttctttataatctctttgggatataatcccagtagtaacactgctggatcaaagggtatgcacagtttgataactttttgagcatagttccaaactactctccaaaataaaccaaactttttttaattaaagctttttatttacaaagcatatgcacgggtaatttttccaacattgacccttccaaagccttttgttccaaattttcccctccttccctccacttcctctcctaggtggcaggtaattcaatacatgttaaatatgttgaaatacatgttagatccaatatgtgtatacatatttatatagttatcttactacaagaaaaatcagatcaagaaggaaggaaaaaaactgagaaagaaaacaaaatgcaagcaaataacagaagagagtgagaatgctaaattgtgttccacactcagttcccacagtcctctctctgtttgtagatggctctcttcatcactgaacaagtggaactgcaAACCAAACTCTTAAAGAGAAGGtgagaaaaacaagaaggaaaaatataataaaatcagtAGATCAAAATACACAATTAGCaatcataactataaatatgaatgggataaacttatctataagaacagaaaaggatagtagaatggattaaaaaccagaatctaaCTATGTTATTATAagaaacttgaaacaaagaagtcCACACAGACTTAAAACAATGGGCTAGAATAGAAGCTATTATGCTTCatctgaattttaaaaggaataccaaatatgatcttagacaaagcaagaacaaaaatatatctaagtaaaatagataaacagCAAACAATTAATTAATAGTATGTAAAAGTAATAGCCACCAATTGGCAGTCTCTAAATTCTTAAAGTAATAACAAAGAGGAATATCAAAGGGGGGAATTCAAAttatctcttccagatctaaattgtgtaaccaaaaacaaacaaaagtaaaatagaaatttagacatttagaaaatagaaatagaattttagaaaagttagctatgCTAAATCTCTAGAAAATACTGAATAAGAGAaagaagtatatttatttttcagctgTGTATTGCACCATCCCCAAAACTGACCATGTACTGGGCATAAAAACCCtacaaacaaatgcaaaaaagcagaactaTCAAATACATCTTTTACTGATAATATGATTacttaattaatttacttataatttttaaagcttttacaaaaatatttacttcaaaagatATGAccataaatatataaacttaCTCCCCCAACACAGGGAAGAAAAGGTGATTAAGTTTAAAGTTTAGCTAAATTCCTATAAAATATAcaattccaattccaaatccaaaacCCACTTTGGGCTTAAATACTTAGCATACTGGTTTCTCCAGGCTCCCCTACTGAATTGAAATATCCCATGTAGAATATTGACTTCAACAATGATCTTTGCCctccaaaaggcaaaaaggaacaTGCAGAAAAGAGTGTAAGCCAGAAACACCCCATACTGtaatttgttgatttgtttttttacttaatagcattttattattaaatgatatttattatttatatttattattaaagatacTTTTTCCAATAGTTACTTTTgaagcatcttttaaaaataatttttgctatATGAATAAAGCCTTTGTggattaaaaattacatttgtcaATTGGTACAGCTTAATCCTTTGTGGTATTCTTAAGTACTGGTCTTTctagtattgatttttaaattttcagtagtatttatttttccaattacatgtaaagatagtttttaaccttcatttttgtaagattttgagttccagtcttttttctccctctctcccttaccttcctcctcctcaaaaTAGCAAGTattctgatataagttatacatgtacaataattttaaacgtatttccatgttagtcatcttgtgaaagaagaatcagaataaaaggggaaaaccatgagaaagaaaaacaaaagcaaataaaggaaagggaaaatagtattctttaatctgcattcagtctccatattctttttctggcaatggatggcattttccatcataaatcttttagaattgtcttagatcgctgtattgctgagaagagttaaatctattatagttgattatcacataatgttgttgttactggatataatgttctcctggttctgctcacttcactaagtatcagtttatataagtcttttcagattttttttttaaattagtatgtTCATCCTTTATTATAtcacaatagtgttccattacattaatgtatcataattaatgggcatcctctcaatttccaattttttgctgtcaaagagagctgctacaaatatttttgtacttattcgatcttttccctttttatgatctcttggggatacagatgctactggatcaaagaatatgcacaattttatagccttttatagccgatttatattatattatttatattatagccttttattactattactattattattattactattattactataattattactattactatttctattactattactattattactattacttatTACTATTTATATTATAGTCTTTTATAGCCTATTtgctgtgcaagtcatttaaccttgtttgcctcagtttcctcatctgtaaaatgagttggagatggAAGAGATAAATCACTCCACTGTccacaagaaaatcccaaaatagggtcacaaaaagtcagacaaaactgaaatcaacaacaacaaagctaaGATCTCCATTATCACCAGTGATATTCAATACTGTGCTAGAAATATGGTAAgaagacaaacagaaattaaaggtCTGTACATCAAAGACAgttaagaaagaggaaaggacccatatgtacaaaaaaatttgtggtagctcttttcataatgacaaagaattggaaattaagaaagTGCCTATCaattaaaaatgatttcagagaaatctaggaagacttatatgagatgatgcaaagtggagtgagcagaaccagcaaaatAACTTATACAATAATATTGATGAGGACAAACAACTTAGGAATTCtgataaacaaaattatcaaaattctACAGGACTTAGGAGGAaacatgctatccaccttcagacaGAGAGATAATGGACTCAGGGTATAGACTGAAGcacacactcattcacacacacacacacacacacacacacacacaca comes from Sarcophilus harrisii chromosome 5, mSarHar1.11, whole genome shotgun sequence and encodes:
- the TEX52 gene encoding testis-expressed protein 52 isoform X2 gives rise to the protein MTCCDDPITEETWVEREYLHPDIPFVWGGFTPKPYHHLAVKQPSSTRLKSVTHRQLLSPWKDPTQHTWGYHTWVDVGRLPPVFPSKPDKTYDSNVWRWLTRTEAHKCSFTKYCIPPPSYLGKNTLLRFIDTHPIFTDPERKNRVVTQTKKEITEAGILKSRSEARVPPLDGQGNILPPPNFKRYRHVSPGGRLDPGFQLISNPVPNLLCRGWPCPNPQPHYKEMSMRLLLQPAPPLDPEMPSWTYPKVRESNHSLLTLF
- the TEX52 gene encoding testis-expressed protein 52 isoform X1, which encodes MTCCDDPITEETWVEREYLHPDIPFVWGGFTPKPYHHLAVKQPSSTRLKSVTHRQLLSPWKDPTQHTWGYHTWVDVGRLPPVFPSKPDKTYDSNVWRWLTRTEAHKCSFTKYCIPPPSYLGKNTLLRFIDTHPIFTDPERKNRVVTQTKKEITEAGILKSRSEARVPPLDGQGNILPPPNFKRYRHVSPGGRLDPGFQLISNPVPNLLCRGWPCPNPQPHYKEMSMRLLLQPAPPLDPEMVRNYQILAKDRAATSICHVAEELIFAQGSKCTIRKRVSRKEKVVSFSDTTSHRRKIG